From a region of the Tiliqua scincoides isolate rTilSci1 chromosome 4, rTilSci1.hap2, whole genome shotgun sequence genome:
- the BLOC1S5 gene encoding biogenesis of lysosome-related organelles complex 1 subunit 5, translating into MSGGAAAAMSPAKAAESPFSGGKKRDSLGPAPPHPILKDVGEIYSRLLDHRPVIQGEMRYFIKEFEEKRGLREMRVLENLKNTVSEANDQTLPKCEQVMHGNLNEVFMKLQAATEMMNRLQQREQEERKLQTEKLVAGEKQRIALWEEFMKEQHSMKAVVDEEHTKAMERLKEQYATMEKDLAKHTI; encoded by the exons ATGAGCGGCGGGGCGGCCGCGGCGATGAGCCCGGCTAAAGCCGCGGAGTCGCCGTTCTCTGGCGGCAAGAAGCGAGACTCGCTGGGGCCAGCCCCGCCTCACCCCATCCTGAAGG ATGTTGGAGAAATATATTCCCGACTTTTGGATCACAGACCAGTTATTCAAGGGGAAATGCGTTATTTCATTAAGGAATTTGAA GAAAAACGTGGCCTCCGAGAAATGCGGGTTCTTGAAAACCTAAAGAACACAGTGTCTGAAGCAAATGACCAAACTCTGCCTAAGTGTGAACAAGTAATGCATGGCAATCTAAATGAAGTATTCATGAAAT TACAGGCAGCCACTGAGATGATGAACAGATTGCAGCAGAGAGAGCAAGAAGAAAGAAAG CTTCAGACTGAGAAGCTTGTGGCTGGTGAAAAACAGCGTATAGCACTTTGGGAGGAATTCATGAAAGAACAGCACAGTATGAAAGCCGTTGTGGATGAAGAGCATACAAAAGCCATGGAGCGCCTTAAAGAACAGTATGCCACAATGGAGAAGGATTTGGCCAAACACACTATCTAA